In Pelmatolapia mariae isolate MD_Pm_ZW linkage group LG13, Pm_UMD_F_2, whole genome shotgun sequence, a genomic segment contains:
- the thumpd2 gene encoding THUMP domain-containing protein 2, whose protein sequence is MDEPGSGGNVVRYYCTAGNGMEAFLINEVKTKLAAEDVCQIPGKVLFSSSAKISRVSNLKGAERLFLLLKQDSPVSLSAHTSTAKAASALQSRLLGDKNQWTSAVMTWSRLQGELTGSKNTVKTSSPALGVTRKREDEMRGSDEQSREGEKSLVEFRTSTGGERKEEIDKQRSGGQNGVSTMAQKRKRDDEEEKERKVAAWDTGIEKTVEKGKACEEERTREEEAEGMLVEFIDCTHGADVNGGGPVCDHTASRLEHRGASSSRKMDDIAKDFSEESQENVKTTGEKNKTLLTTCEDKPELLSCIPVSFRISCKCSGSLSRCLGAQEVSRVIGAGLSRLLGWKADLKNPQLEINVHLSDDYCLLGIPLTRLPLANRSYIKITGLRSTTAWAMASLAHIQPGFRVVDPMCGVGTILIEAAQEHQDACFLGVDIDEAQLQKASENIAFAELENRINLLKASSLVLPVPSATVDAVICDLPFGRKFGSRIDMAANLPLILTEMERVLRPGGILVLLLSPQLSCILKKLLIQYDTGPTSNPETKPQTGMQNCPSSSGSPSKKQTFQIHSGVKSSPSQETKLQHSLPFTVSSLKHQATFRVSLGAIDGLIHKYVKTDCCVFRDVMF, encoded by the exons ATGGATGAACCGGGAAGTGGTGGGAATGTGGTTCGTTACTACTGCACGGCCGGTAACGGTATGGAGGCTTTTTTAATCAACGAGGTGAAGACGAAGCTAGCGGCTGAAGAC GTGTGTCAAATTCCAGGTAAAGTGTTATTCAGCTCTTCTGCAAAGATCAGCAGAGTTAGTAACCTGAAGGGTGCAGAGAGACTCTTTCTTCTGTTGAAACAAGACTCGCCGGTGAGTCTGTCTGCCCACACCAGCACAG CAAAGGCAGCCTCTGCGCTACAGTCCAGACTGTTGGGTGACAAGAATCAGTGGACCAGTGCTGTAATGACATGGAGTCGACTGCAGGGGGAGCTGACAGGCAGCAAAAACACCGTCAAAACATCAAGCCCTGCCCTGGGAGTGACAAGGAAGAGGGAGGATGAGATGAGAGGGAGTGACGAacagagcagagagggggagaagaGCCTTGTAGAGTTTAGAACAAGTACAGGAGGGGAGAGGAAGGAGGAGATTGACAAACAGAGAAGTGGTGGACAAAATGGAGTATCCACAATGGCACAGAAGAGAAAGAGggatgatgaggaggagaaggagaggaaaGTGGCAGCTTGGGACACAGGTATTGAGAAGACTGTAGAAAAGGGGAAGGCATGTGAGGAAGAAAGGACgagagaggaagaagcagaggGGATGTTAGTGGAGTTTATCGACTGTACACATGGAGCAGACGTCAATGGGGGAGGACCAGTTTGTGACCACACAGCATCCAGGCTGGAGCACCGTGGAGCAAGTAGCAGCAGGAAGATGGATGACATAGCAAAGGATTTCTCTGAAGAAAGTCAGGAAAATG TGAAGACcactggagaaaaaaataagacgCTGCTGACAACCTGTGAGGATAAACCAGAGCTGCTTTCCTGTATCCCGGTCTCCTTTAGGATCAGCTGCAAATGTTCTGGATCTCTGTCGCGATGCTTGGGCGCACAG GAGGTGAGCAGAGTGATTGGAGCAGGTCTGAGCAGACTGCTGGGCTGGAAGGCTGACCTGAAGAATCCACAGTTGGAG ataaATGTCCATTTGAGTGATGACTACTGCCTGCTCGGGATCCCACTGACCAG GTTGCCTCTTGCCAACCGGAGCTATATAAAAATCACAGGACTAAGGTCTACAACAGCCTGGGCCATGGCCTCACTGGCTCATATACAG CCAGGCTTCCGTGTGGTTGACCCAATGTGTGGGGTGGGGACCATCTTAATAGAAGCTGCACAAGAACATCAG GATGCCTGTTTCCTGGGTGTGGATATTGATGAAGCACAGCTGCAGAAGGCCAGTGAGAACATAGCATTTGCTGAGTTGGAAAACAGAATAAACCTGCTGAAAGCGTCGTCTCTGG TACTGCCTGTGCCCAGTGCCACTGTAGACGCTGTGATCTGTGACCTGCCATTTGGCAGGAAGTTTGGCTCCAGAATAGACATGGCTGCCAATTTGCCACTCATCCTGACAGAGATGGAGAG AGTTCTCCGTCCTGGTGGTATCCTGGTGCTCCTCCTGAGTCCTCAGTTGTCCTGTATACTCAAAAAACTTCTAATACAATATGATACTGGACCAACATCTAACCCTGAAACAAAGCCTCAGACTGGGATGCAAAACTGCCCATCTTCTTCCGGATCTCCTTCTAAGAAGCAGACTTTCCAAATCCACTCTGGGGTCAAATCCTCACCAAGCCAAGAAACCAAGCTTCAACACAGTCTGCCTTTCACTGTGTCCTCATTGAAGCATCAAGCTACTTTCAGAGTCAGCTTAGGAGCAATAGATGGACTTATTCATAAATATGTCAAAACAGACTGTTGTGTTTTCAGGGACGTTATGTTTTAA